One segment of Asterias rubens chromosome 2, eAstRub1.3, whole genome shotgun sequence DNA contains the following:
- the LOC117307277 gene encoding putative Dol-P-Glc:Glc(2)Man(9)GlcNAc(2)-PP-Dol alpha-1,2-glucosyltransferase isoform X2, with protein sequence MITTLPGLYLASVGLLRPITELMLVDMSEVCTTTVLRSTNVLFAVGNLYMLYALIVRLHKHDKASQTYKPLLTAASLAHLPVLYFFSFLYYTDPGSTFFILIMYLFSLHGNHLMAGIMGVLCVIFRQSNIVWVVFTAGVTFVKEVEGERSEQQSPDAPNDIQTILASIKKSLLYILKLSNLGHLILVLWPYGIVAFVFMAFLVVNKGIVLGDKSNHEPCLNVPQLFYFMIFTAVFALPYVLSPYSAIRFLKACLRRPFANLALTCLGLLAVHYLTYVHIYVLSDNRHYVSSIWRLYQRHDLIKYAIVPFVVYMNWCMQDSLSRHSSLWKLVYFICVAVVTVPQRLLELRYFIVPYLMFRIHMPLQSYWKICLELLLGAVVNSVTLYLYMERPFFWEGTPGLQRYMW encoded by the exons ATGATCACTACCCTGCCTGGTCTGTACCTAGCTTCAGTTGGTCTTCTAAGACCGATAACAGAATTGATGCTGGTAGACATGTCGGAGGTGTGTACAACCACTGTACTACGATCTACAAACGTACTCTTTGCCGTGGGTAACCTCTACATGTTATACGCTCTGATCGTCAGACTCCACAAACATGACAAG gCATCTCAAACCTACAAGCCGCTACTGACAGCAGCCTCCCTCGCTCATCTGCCCGTCCTTTATTTCTTCTCCTTCCTCTACTACACCGATCCGGGATCCACCTTCTTCATCCTCATCATGTATCTCTTCAGTCTCCACGGCAACCATCTGATGGCCGGCATCATGGGAGTCCTCTGCGTCATCTTCCGCCAGTCCAACATCGTCTGGGTCGTCTTCACGGCGGGCGTGACGTTCGTGAAAGAGGTGGAGGGTGAGAGGAGTGAGCAGCAGAGTCCCGACGCTCCCAACGACATTCAGACAATCCTCGCATCTATCAAGAAATCCCTTTTGTACATCCTGAAGTTATCCAATCTGGGTCATTTGATACTGGTCCTCTGGCCCTACGGCATCGTTGCCTTTGTGTTCATGGCTTTCCTGGTCGTCAACAAAGGGATCGTGCTCGGAGATAAGAGTAATCATGAGCCCTGTTTGAACGTCCCTCAACTCTTCTACTTCATGATCTTCACTGCCGTCTTCGCCTTGCCCTACGTCCTCTCTCCATACAGTGCAATCAGGTTCCTGAAGGCGTGTCTGAGACGCCCCTTCGCAAACCTCGCCCTGACTTGCCTTGGATTGTTAGCCGTGCACTACCTGACGTACGTCCACATCTACGTCCTGTCAGACAACAGACATTACGTCTCCAGTATCTGGCGTCTGTACCAACGCCACGACCTCATCAAATACGCCATCGTTCCATTCGTCGTCTACATGAACTGGTGCATGCAGGACAGCCTCTCCAGACACAGCAGCTTATGGAAGCTTGTGTACTTCATCTGTGTAGCTGTGGTCACAGTGCCCCAGCGTCTCTTAGAGTTACGCTATTTCATCGTTCCTTATCTGATGTTCAGGATTCACATGCCGTTACAGTCCTACTGGAAGATCTGTCTGGAGTTATTGCTAGGTGCTGTAGTGAACAGTGTCACGTTGTATTTGTATATGGAGCGGCCATTTTTCTGGGAGGGCACCCCGGGCTTGCAGAGATACATGTGGTAA
- the LOC117307277 gene encoding putative Dol-P-Glc:Glc(2)Man(9)GlcNAc(2)-PP-Dol alpha-1,2-glucosyltransferase isoform X1: MAAPMNVVLAVVLSMFLAFTSVLFYHVNKVQPQPYMDEIFHVPQAKKYCNGSFNEWDPMITTLPGLYLASVGLLRPITELMLVDMSEVCTTTVLRSTNVLFAVGNLYMLYALIVRLHKHDKASQTYKPLLTAASLAHLPVLYFFSFLYYTDPGSTFFILIMYLFSLHGNHLMAGIMGVLCVIFRQSNIVWVVFTAGVTFVKEVEGERSEQQSPDAPNDIQTILASIKKSLLYILKLSNLGHLILVLWPYGIVAFVFMAFLVVNKGIVLGDKSNHEPCLNVPQLFYFMIFTAVFALPYVLSPYSAIRFLKACLRRPFANLALTCLGLLAVHYLTYVHIYVLSDNRHYVSSIWRLYQRHDLIKYAIVPFVVYMNWCMQDSLSRHSSLWKLVYFICVAVVTVPQRLLELRYFIVPYLMFRIHMPLQSYWKICLELLLGAVVNSVTLYLYMERPFFWEGTPGLQRYMW; the protein is encoded by the exons atggcggcgcccatgaaTGTTGTTCTGGCTGTTGTCCTCTCGATGTTTCTAGCTTTTACTTCGGTTTTGTTCTACCATGTCAACAAAGTACAGCCACAACCCTACATGGATGAGATCTTTCATGTGCCACAAGCCAAAAAATACTGCAATGGCTCATTCAATGAG TGGGACCCAATGATCACTACCCTGCCTGGTCTGTACCTAGCTTCAGTTGGTCTTCTAAGACCGATAACAGAATTGATGCTGGTAGACATGTCGGAGGTGTGTACAACCACTGTACTACGATCTACAAACGTACTCTTTGCCGTGGGTAACCTCTACATGTTATACGCTCTGATCGTCAGACTCCACAAACATGACAAG gCATCTCAAACCTACAAGCCGCTACTGACAGCAGCCTCCCTCGCTCATCTGCCCGTCCTTTATTTCTTCTCCTTCCTCTACTACACCGATCCGGGATCCACCTTCTTCATCCTCATCATGTATCTCTTCAGTCTCCACGGCAACCATCTGATGGCCGGCATCATGGGAGTCCTCTGCGTCATCTTCCGCCAGTCCAACATCGTCTGGGTCGTCTTCACGGCGGGCGTGACGTTCGTGAAAGAGGTGGAGGGTGAGAGGAGTGAGCAGCAGAGTCCCGACGCTCCCAACGACATTCAGACAATCCTCGCATCTATCAAGAAATCCCTTTTGTACATCCTGAAGTTATCCAATCTGGGTCATTTGATACTGGTCCTCTGGCCCTACGGCATCGTTGCCTTTGTGTTCATGGCTTTCCTGGTCGTCAACAAAGGGATCGTGCTCGGAGATAAGAGTAATCATGAGCCCTGTTTGAACGTCCCTCAACTCTTCTACTTCATGATCTTCACTGCCGTCTTCGCCTTGCCCTACGTCCTCTCTCCATACAGTGCAATCAGGTTCCTGAAGGCGTGTCTGAGACGCCCCTTCGCAAACCTCGCCCTGACTTGCCTTGGATTGTTAGCCGTGCACTACCTGACGTACGTCCACATCTACGTCCTGTCAGACAACAGACATTACGTCTCCAGTATCTGGCGTCTGTACCAACGCCACGACCTCATCAAATACGCCATCGTTCCATTCGTCGTCTACATGAACTGGTGCATGCAGGACAGCCTCTCCAGACACAGCAGCTTATGGAAGCTTGTGTACTTCATCTGTGTAGCTGTGGTCACAGTGCCCCAGCGTCTCTTAGAGTTACGCTATTTCATCGTTCCTTATCTGATGTTCAGGATTCACATGCCGTTACAGTCCTACTGGAAGATCTGTCTGGAGTTATTGCTAGGTGCTGTAGTGAACAGTGTCACGTTGTATTTGTATATGGAGCGGCCATTTTTCTGGGAGGGCACCCCGGGCTTGCAGAGATACATGTGGTAA
- the LOC117307278 gene encoding EKC/KEOPS complex subunit Tprkb-like — protein MATSEHAVKFELELFPGSSVYIALFKDVKNSEELKKNIMAGEIDAVLLSPKMIVDPFQLLVAANKALHIKKNGLKMSTRNVNTEVLFNLSPTRNISASFKRFGLSKEDSGLVVVTLEDDSGEKVNAVERLVQGDIVPLDELSNFNDYSLIKQVYKVDGEELGVCSLLDAVVSRMATKDAL, from the exons ATGGCAACTTCTGAGCATGCAGTGAAGTTTGAATTGGAGCTTTTCCCCGGAAGTTCTGTTTATATTGCTCTTTTCAAAGATGTGAAAAATAGTGAGGAACTGAAGAAAAATATCATGGCTGGAGAAATTGATGCAGTTCTGTTGTCTCCAAAAATG ATTGTAGATCCTTTCCAGCTATTGGTGGCAGCAAATAAAGCTCTACACATCAAGAAAAATGGACTCAAAATGAGCACCAGGAATGTCAACACGGAGGTCCTCTTCAACTTGTCTCCTACAAGAAAT ATCAGTGCATCTTTCAAGAGGTTCGGCCTTTCTAAAGAGGATTCCGGTCTTGTTGTAGTCACCCTTGAGGATGACTCAGGGGAGAAGGTGAATGCTGTGGAGAGACTGGTTCAAGGTGATATTGTACCCCTGGATGAACTCAGTAACTTCAATGACTACAGTCTCATTAAGCAG GTTTACAAAGTGGATGGAGAGGAGCTAGGTGTGTGTTCTCTACTTGATGCGGTTGTTAGCAGAATGGCAACCAAGGACGCATTATGA
- the LOC117307088 gene encoding cilia- and flagella-associated protein 20-like has protein sequence MSGSETNMFKDSFQGGFLSILYGIGSKPLQIWSKEVKNGHVERVTDNDIQSYVIEIVGTNVCTTYITCPSEPKKTLGIKLPFLVMIVKNLKKYFTFEVQVLDDNNVKRRFRASNYQSMTRVKPFVCTMPMRLDKGWNQIQFNLSDFTKRAYGTNYKETLRVQIHANCRTRRVYFTDRLYSEDELPKEFKLYLPACKGTPK, from the exons ATGTCCGGCTCAGAAACCAACATGTTTAAAGATTCGTTTCAAGGTGGTTTTTTGTCAATACTGTACGGAATCGGAAGTAAACCTCTGCAGATCTGGAGCAAGGAG GTCAAGAACGGCCACGTGGAAAGAGTGACAGACAACGACATTCAGTCATACGTCATTGAAATCGTGGGCACAAACGTCTGCACAACGTACATCACATGCCCGAGTGAACCCAAGAAGACCCTAGGTATCAAACTGCCATTTTTGGTGATGATCGTCAAAAATCTCAAGAAATATTTCACCTTCGAGGTGCAAGTGCTGGATGATAACAACGTGAAGAGACGATTCCGGGCCAGCAATTACCAAAGTATGACTAGGGTGAAACCCTTTGTCTGTACAATGCCGATGAGGTTGGATAAAGGATGGAACCAGATTCAG TTTAACTTATCAGACTTTACCAAGCGGGCATACGGCACGAACTACAAAGAGACCCTTAGAGTACAG ATCCATGCCAACTGTCGAACTCGCCGTGTGTATTTCACAGACCGGCTGTATTCTGAGGACGAACTACCCAAAGAGTTCAAGCTCTATCTACCTGCCTGCAAGGGCACTCCAAAATAA
- the LOC117306898 gene encoding kelch domain-containing protein 8A-like, whose product MATAQPGAESGYRWETITNLLNKRVFLSAIAVDGQLYIVGGSDSQGKGTDDFHCFNPKNKKWSRLCNIPTGRAGTSLVAVGTTIFAIGGVGVDAFPTDAVESFDVSNKKGQWNKDIKPLADRIQGLSAVVHNGKILVAGGMKPDSTPCERCAVLDAEKNIWLSLPDLPTPRYAAGTFLKGDKLYLVGGRIAKIVCPAVEVLDIVERKWTSLQPIPTKRVFPCAVATNRHIYCIGGLKENPKDGFFKVVEEYDIEKDEWTEIESMQYERGDFNAAVIGGKLVVLGGMGHSKEPHRIGEVLDPETKTWTSLPPSPTSRSSSTSAVLDGKLYIMGGMTPNGLTLAADVLSVKDQGASKTPNTKRNAGKKR is encoded by the exons atggcaACGGCCCAACCTGGAGCTGAGTCTGGCTACAGATGGGAGACCATCACAAACCTCCTCAATAAACGTGTCTTCCTGTCCGCCATAGCAGTCGACGGTCAACTCTACATCGTTGGAGGGTCAGATTCACAAGGCAAAGGAACGGACGACTTCCACTGTTTCAACCCAAAGAACAAGAAATGGTCTCGTCTGTGTAACATCCCCACGGGGAGGGCGGGGACCAGCCTGGTTGCCGTGGGGACAACGATATTTGCAATCGGCGGCGTTGGGGTGGATGCTTTCCCCACAGATGCTGTGGAATCATTTGATGTGAGCAATAAGAAAGGACAGTGGAATAAAGACATTAAACCTCTAGCTGATCGGATACAGGGTCTCTCTGCAGTCGTGCACA ATGGCAAGATCTTGGTAGCGGGAGGTATGAAGCCAGACTCCACACCTTGTGAGAGGTGTGCTGTTCTTGACGCAGAGAAAAACATCTGGCTGAGCTTACCTGATCTACCCACACCAAGATATGCAGCAGGAACGTTCCTTAAGGGCGACAAGTTGTACCTAGTAG GAGGGAGAATCGCCAAAATAGTCTGTCCAGCAGTGGAGGTATTGGACATCGTTGAGAGGAAGTGGACGTCACTTCAACCCATCCCAACCAAGCGGGTCTTTCCATGTGCAGTGGCTACTAATAGACATATCTACTGCATTGGTGGACTGAAAGAGAACCCCAAGGATGGGTTCTTCAAAGTCGTGGAGGAGTATGACATTGAGAAAG ATGAATGGACTGAAATTGAGTCAATGCAGTATGAGCGAGGTGACTTCAATGCAGCTGTTATTGGTGGCAAGCTGGTCGTACTAGGCGGCATGG GACACTCAAAGGAACCTCATCGGATCGGAGAGGTTTTAGACCCAGAGACCAAGACCTGGACCTCTCTTCCCCCAAGCCCAACCTCAAGAAGCTCCTCAACAAGCGCCGTTCTGGACGGGAAGCTCTACATCATGGGTGGTATGACCCCGAACGGTCTGACGTTAGCCGCAGACGTCCTTAGTGTGAAAGACCAAGGTGCAAGTAAAACGCCGAACACTAAGAGAAACGCTGGCAAGAAGCGCTGA